The proteins below are encoded in one region of Meriones unguiculatus strain TT.TT164.6M chromosome 18, Bangor_MerUng_6.1, whole genome shotgun sequence:
- the Madd gene encoding MAP kinase-activating death domain protein isoform X19: MVQKKFCPRLLDYLVIVGARHPSSDSVAQTPELLRRYPLEDHPEFPLPPDVVFFCQPEGCLSVRQRRASLRDDTSFVFTLTDKDTGVTRYGICVNFYRSFQKRAPKEKAESGAAPRGKEGPHAPCASEELAPASSEGTSTLQPPGADSTPDVSQSPRGKRRAKAGSRSRNSTLTSLCVLSHHPFFSAFRECLYTLKRLVDCCSERLLGKKPGIPRGVQRDTMWRIFTGSLLVEEKSSALLHDLREIEAWIYRLLRSPVPVSGQKRVDIEVLPPELQPALTFALPDPSRFTLVDFPLHLPLELLGVDACLQVLTCILLEHKVVLQSRDYNALSMSVMAFVAMIYPLEYMFPVIPLLPTCMASAEQLLLAPTPYIIGVPASFFLYKLDFKMPDDVWLVDLDSNRVIAPTNAEVLPILPEPESIELKKHLKQALASMSLNTQPILNLEKFHEGQEIPLLLGRPSSDLQSTPSTEFNPLIYGNDVDSVDVATRVAMVRFFNSANVLQGFQMHTRTLRLFPRPVVAFQAGSFLASRPRQTPFAEKLARTQAVEYFGEWTLNPTNYAFQRIHNNMFDPALIGDKPKWYAHQLQPIRYRVYDGNSQLAEALSVPPEHDSESDPTDDSGSDSMEYDDSSSSYSSLGDFVSEMMKCDINGDTPNVDPLTHAALGDASEVEIDELQTQKEGEEPGPDSENSQENPPLRSSSSTTASSSPSTVIHGAHSEPAESTEMDDKAAPGSSKPLPPVPPSICRSTVDRRQTETGEGAQKLLRPNSLKLASDSDAESDSRASSPNSTVSNTSTEGFGGIMSFASSLYRNHSTSFSLSNLALPTKGAREKSTPFPSLKGNRRALVDQKSSVIKHSPTVKREPPSPQGRSSNSSENQQFLKEVVHSVLDGQGVGWLNMKKVRRLLESEQLRVFVLSKLNRAVQSEDDARQDVIQDVEISRKVYKGMLDLLKCTVLSLEQSYAHAGLGGMASIFALLEIAQTHYYSKEPDKRKRSPTENVNTPVGKDPGLAGRGDPKAMAQLRVPQLGPRAPSATGKGPKELDTRSLKEENFVASVELWNKHQEVKKQKALEKQRQEVIKPAFDLGETEEKRSQVSADSGVSLTSASQRTDPDSVISVSPAVMIRSSSQDSEVSTVVSNSSGETLGADSDLSSTAGDGPGGEGSAHLASSRATLSDSEIETNSATSTIFGKAHSLKPKEKLAGSPVRSSEDVSQRVYLYEGLLGRDKGSMWDQLEDAAMETFSISKERSTLWDQMQFWEDAFLDAVMLEREGMGMDQGPQEMIDRYLSLGEHDRKRLEDDEDRLLATLLHNLISYMLLMKVNKNDIRKKVRRLMGKSHIGLVYSQQINEVLDQLTNLNGRDLSIRSSGSRHMKKQTFVVHAGTDTNGDIFFMEVCDDCVVLRSNIGTVYERWWYEKLINMTYCPKTKVLCLWRRNGSETQLNKFYTKKCRELYYCVKDSMERAAARQQSIKPGPELGGEFPVQDMKTGEGGLLQVTLEGINLKFMHNQVFIELNHIKKCNTVRGVFVLEEFVPEIKEVVSHKYKTPMAHEICYSVLCLFSYVAAVRSSEEELRTPPRPVSS, encoded by the exons ATGGTGCAAAAGAAGTTCTGCCCTCGGTTACTTGACTACCTAGTGATCGTAGGGGCGAG GCACCCGAGCAGCGACAGCGTGGCTCAGACTCCTGAGCTGCTGCGGCGGTACCCGCTGGAGGATCACCCCGAGTTCCCCCTGCCCCCGGATGTGGTGTTCTTCTGCCAGCCCGAGGGCTGCCTGAGTGTGCGGCAGCGGCGCGCCAGCCTGCGGGACGACACGTCCTTCGTCTTCACCCTGACCGACAAGGACACGGGAGTCACCCGCTACGGCATCTGCGTCAACTTCTACCGTTCCTTCCAGAAGCGAGCGCCAAAGGAAAAGGCGGAGAGCGGAGCGGCCCCCCGCGGGAAGGAAGGGCCCCATGCCCCCTGTGCCTCGGAAGAACTTGCCCCTGCGAGCTCCGAGGGCACCTCGACCTTGCAGCCTCCTGGTGCTGACTCCACCCCCGACGTGAGCCAGTCTCCTCGGGGCAAACGCCGGGCCAAAGCTGGCAGTCGCTCCCGCAACAGCACCCTGACGTCCCTGTGCGTGCTGAGCCACCACCCCTTCTTCTCTGCCTTCAGAGAGTGTCTGTACACTCTCAAACGTCTGGTAGACTGCTGCAGTGAACGGCTGCTGGGCAAGAAGCCGGGCATCCCTCGGGGGGTACAGAG GGACACCATGTGGCGAATCTTTACTGGATCGCTGCTAGTGGAGGAGAAGTCCAGTGCCCTTCTGCACGACCTCCGAGAGATTGAGGCCTGGATCTACCGGTTGCTACGCTCCCCAGTACCTGTCTCTGGGCAGAAGCGAGTGGACATCGAGGTCCTTCCCCCGGAACTGCAGCCGGCCCTGACGTTTGCTCTTCCCGACCCCTCTCGATTCACCCTAGTGGATTTCCCGCTTCATCTTCCCTTGGAACTTCTGGGTGTGGACGCTTGTCTTCAGGTGCTAACTTGCATCCTGTTGGAGCATAAG GTGGTGCTTCAGTCCCGAGACTACAATGCTCTCTCCATGTCTGTGATGGCGTTTGTGGCAATGATCTACCCCCTGGAGTACATGTTCCCAGTCATTCCACTGCTGCCCACCTGCATGGCGTCGGCAGAGCAG CTACTCTTGGCTCCAACCCCATACATCATTGGAGTTCCTGCCAGCTTCTTCCTCTACAAACTAGACTTCAAAATGCCCGATGACGTGTGGCTAGTGGATCTGGACAGTAATAGG GTGATTGCCCCCACCAATGCGGAAGTGCTACCCATCCTGCCAGAACCAGAATCAATAGAGCTgaaaaaacacttaaagcag GCCCTGGCTAGCATGAGTCTCAACACCCAGCCCATCCTTAATCTGGAGAAATTCCATGAGGGCCAGGAGATCCCGCTTCTCTTGGGAAGGCCTTCTAGTGACCTTCAGTCCACGCCTTCAACGGAATTCAATCCACTCATTTATGGCAATGATGTCGATTCAGTCGATGTTGCAACGAG AGTGGCCATGGTACGTTTCTTCAACTCTGCTAACGTGCTGCAGGGCTTTCAGATGCACACACGTACCCTTCGACTCTTTCCCCGGCCTGTGGTCGCTTTCCAAGCTGGCTCCTTTCTGGCCTCACGTCCCCGGCAGACTCCCTTTGCTGAGAAACTGGCCAGGACTCAAGCTGTGGAGTACTTTGGAGAATGGACCCTGAACCCCACTAACTATGCCTTTCAGCGGATTCACAACA ATATGTTTGATCCAGCTCTTATTGGAGACAAGCCAAAGTGGTATGCTCACCAGCTGCAGCCCATCCGTTATCGAGTCTATGATGGCAATTCTCAGCTGGCTGAGGCCCTGAGTGTGCCCCCCGAGCATGATTCTGAATCTGACCCCACTGATGACAG TGGCAGCGATAGCATGGAGTATGATGACTCAAGCTCTTcttactcctcccttggggactTTGTCAGTGAAATGATGAAATGTGACATCAACGGTGATACTCCCA ATGTGGACCCTCTGACACATGCAGCCCTTGGAGATGCCAGTGAGGTGGAGATTGATGAGCTGCAGAcccagaaggagggagaggagcctGGTCCAGACAGCGAGAACTCTCAGGAAAATCCTCCGCTGCGCTCCAGCTCCAGCACCACTGCCAGCAGCAGCCCAAGCACAGTCATCCACGGTGCCCACTCT GAACCTGCTGAGTCTACAGAAATGGATGATAAGGCAGCACCAGGCAGctccaagcccctccctcccGTGCCTCCCAGCATTTGCAGATCTACTGTGGACAGGAGACAGACTGAGACTGGAGAGGG GGCTCAAAAGCTGCTGCGGCCCAACAGCTTGAAACTGGCAAGTGACTCAGACGCAGAGTCAGACTCCCGAGCAAGCTCTCCCAACTCCACTGTCTCCAACACCAGCACCGAGGGCTTTGGGGGCATCATGTCTTTTGCTA GCAGCCTGTATCGGAACCACAGTACGAGCTTCAGTCTTTCAAACCTCGCACTGCCCACCAAAGGAGCCCGAGAGAAGAGTACACCGTTCCCCAGTCTGAAAG GAAACAGGAGGGCCTTGGTGGACCAGAAGTCATCTGTCATTAAACACAGCCCAACCGTCAAAAGAGAACCTCCGTCCCCTCAGGGCCGGTCCAGCAATTCTAG CGAGAACCAGCAGTTCCTGAAGGAAGTGGTACACAGTGTGCTGGATGGCCAGGGAGTAGGCTGGCTCAATATGAAGAAAGTACGCCGGCTGCTGGAGAGTGAGCAGCTTCGGGTCTTCGTACTGAGCAAGCTGAACCGCGCAGTGCAGTCCGAGGACGACGCCCGGCAGGATGTCATCCAAGACGTG GAGATCAGTCGGAAGGTGTACAAGGGGATGCTAGACCTCCTGAAGTGCACAGTCCTCAGCCTCGAGCAGTCCTATGCCCACGCAGGTCTGGGCGGCATGGCCAGCATCTTTGCACTTTTGGAGATTGCCCAGACCCACTACTATAGTAAAG AACCAGACAAGCGGAAGAGAAGTCCAACAGAGAATGTAAATACCCCAGTTGGCAAAGATCCTGGTCTGGCTGGGCGGGGGGACCCAAAGGCTATGGCCCAGCTAAGGGTCCCTCAGCTGGGTCCTCGGGCACCAAGTGCTACAGGAAAGGGTCCTAAAGAACTGGATACCAGAAGCTTAAAGGAAGAGAATTTTGTAGCATCGGTTG AATTGTGGAACAAGCACCAGGAAGTGAAAAAGCAAAAGGCTTTGGAAAAACAGA GGCAAGAGGTGATCAAGCCTGCCTTTGACCTTGGTGAGACAGAAGAGAAAAGGTCCCAGGTCAGCGCAGACAGCGGTGTGAGCCtgacctctgcttcccag AGGACTGATCCAGACTCTGTCATCAGTGTGAGTCCAGCTGTTATGATCCGCAGCTCCAGTCAGGATTCTGAAGTTAGCACCGTG gtgagTAATAGTTCTGGAGAGACGCTCGGAGCAGACAGCGACCTGAGCAGCACGGCAGGTGACGGGCCAGGAGGAGAAGGCAGTGCCCACTTGGCGAGTTCTCGAGCCACTCTGTCTGATAGCGAAATCGAAACCAATTCCGCCACAAGCACCATCTTT GGTAAAGCTCATAGCTTGAAGCCAAAGGAGAAGCTGGCAGGCAGTCCAGTCCGCTCTTCCGAAGACGTAAGCCAGCGAGTCTATCTCTACGAGGGACTGCTAG GAAGGGACAAAGGATCGATGTGGGACCAGTTAGAGGATGCTGCTATGGAGACCTTTTCTATAA GCAAAGAGCGTTCTACTTTATGGGACCAAATGCAGTTCTGGGAAGATGCATTCTTAGATGCTGTGATGTTGGAAAGAGAAGGGATGGGTATGGACCAGGGTCCTCAGGAAATGATTGACAG GTACCTGTCCCTAGGAGAGCATGACCGGAAGCGCCTGGAGGATGATGAAGACCGCTTGCTGGCCACACTGTTACACAACCTCATCTCCTATATGCTCCTGATGAAG GTGAACAAGAACGACATCAGGAAGAAAGTACGGCGCCTAATGGGAAAGTCCCACATTGGGCTGGTATACAGCCAACAAATCAATGAGGTGCTTGATCAGCTGACGAACCTG AACGGGCGTGACCTCTCTATCCGCTCCAGCGGCAGCCGGCACATGAAGAAGCAGACATTTGTTGTGCATGCGGGGACGGACACAAATGGAGATATCTTTTTCATGGAA GTGTGTGATGACTGTGTGGTGTTACGCAGTAACATTGGGACTGTGTATGAGCGCTGGTGGTATGAGAAGCTCATCAACATGACCTACTGTCCCAAGACCAAGGTCTTGTGTTTGTGGCGTAGGAACGGCTCTGAGACCCAGCTCAACAAGTTCTATACCAAGAAG TGTCGAGAGCTGTACTACTGCGTGAAGGACAGCATGGAGCGGGCCGCTGCCAGACAACAGAGCATCAAGCCCG GACCTGAACTAGGTGGTGAGTTCCCTGTGCAGGACATGAAGACTGGAGAGGGTGGCTTGCTCCAAGTCACCCTGGAAGGGATCAATCTCAAGTTCATGCACAACCAG GTTTTCATAGAGCTGAATCACATTAAAAAGTGCAATACAGTTCGAGGCGTCTTTGTCCTGGAAGAATTTG TTCCTGAAATTAAAGAAGTGGTGAGCCACAAGTACAAGACACCAATG GCCCACGAGATCTGCTACTCTGTGTTGTGTCTCTTCTCATATGTGGCTGCAGTCCGTAGCAGCGAAGAAGAACTCCGAACCCCACCTCGGCCTGTCTCTAGCTGA
- the Madd gene encoding MAP kinase-activating death domain protein isoform X22 has translation MVQKKFCPRLLDYLVIVGARHPSSDSVAQTPELLRRYPLEDHPEFPLPPDVVFFCQPEGCLSVRQRRASLRDDTSFVFTLTDKDTGVTRYGICVNFYRSFQKRAPKEKAESGAAPRGKEGPHAPCASEELAPASSEGTSTLQPPGADSTPDVSQSPRGKRRAKAGSRSRNSTLTSLCVLSHHPFFSAFRECLYTLKRLVDCCSERLLGKKPGIPRGVQRDTMWRIFTGSLLVEEKSSALLHDLREIEAWIYRLLRSPVPVSGQKRVDIEVLPPELQPALTFALPDPSRFTLVDFPLHLPLELLGVDACLQVLTCILLEHKVVLQSRDYNALSMSVMAFVAMIYPLEYMFPVIPLLPTCMASAEQLLLAPTPYIIGVPASFFLYKLDFKMPDDVWLVDLDSNRVIAPTNAEVLPILPEPESIELKKHLKQALASMSLNTQPILNLEKFHEGQEIPLLLGRPSSDLQSTPSTEFNPLIYGNDVDSVDVATRVAMVRFFNSANVLQGFQMHTRTLRLFPRPVVAFQAGSFLASRPRQTPFAEKLARTQAVEYFGEWTLNPTNYAFQRIHNNMFDPALIGDKPKWYAHQLQPIRYRVYDGNSQLAEALSVPPEHDSESDPTDDSGSDSMEYDDSSSSYSSLGDFVSEMMKCDINGDTPNVDPLTHAALGDASEVEIDELQTQKEGEEPGPDSENSQENPPLRSSSSTTASSSPSTVIHGAHSEPAESTEMDDKAAPGSSKPLPPVPPSICRSTVDRRQTETGEGAQKLLRPNSLKLASDSDAESDSRASSPNSTVSNTSTEGFGGIMSFASSLYRNHSTSFSLSNLALPTKGAREKSTPFPSLKGNRRALVDQKSSVIKHSPTVKREPPSPQGRSSNSSENQQFLKEVVHSVLDGQGVGWLNMKKVRRLLESEQLRVFVLSKLNRAVQSEDDARQDVIQDVEISRKVYKGMLDLLKCTVLSLEQSYAHAGLGGMASIFALLEIAQTHYYSKEPDKRKRSPTENVNTPVGKDPGLAGRGDPKAMAQLRVPQLGPRAPSATGKGPKELDTRSLKEENFVASVELWNKHQEVKKQKALEKQRQEVIKPAFDLGETEEKRSQVSADSGVSLTSASQRTDPDSVISVSPAVMIRSSSQDSEVSNSSGETLGADSDLSSTAGDGPGGEGSAHLASSRATLSDSEIETNSATSTIFGKAHSLKPKEKLAGSPVRSSEDVSQRVYLYEGLLGRDKGSMWDQLEDAAMETFSISKERSTLWDQMQFWEDAFLDAVMLEREGMGMDQGPQEMIDRYLSLGEHDRKRLEDDEDRLLATLLHNLISYMLLMKVNKNDIRKKVRRLMGKSHIGLVYSQQINEVLDQLTNLNGRDLSIRSSGSRHMKKQTFVVHAGTDTNGDIFFMEVCDDCVVLRSNIGTVYERWWYEKLINMTYCPKTKVLCLWRRNGSETQLNKFYTKKCRELYYCVKDSMERAAARQQSIKPGPELGGEFPVQDMKTGEGGLLQVTLEGINLKFMHNQVFIELNHIKKCNTVRGVFVLEEFVPEIKEVVSHKYKTPMAHEICYSVLCLFSYVAAVRSSEEELRTPPRPVSS, from the exons ATGGTGCAAAAGAAGTTCTGCCCTCGGTTACTTGACTACCTAGTGATCGTAGGGGCGAG GCACCCGAGCAGCGACAGCGTGGCTCAGACTCCTGAGCTGCTGCGGCGGTACCCGCTGGAGGATCACCCCGAGTTCCCCCTGCCCCCGGATGTGGTGTTCTTCTGCCAGCCCGAGGGCTGCCTGAGTGTGCGGCAGCGGCGCGCCAGCCTGCGGGACGACACGTCCTTCGTCTTCACCCTGACCGACAAGGACACGGGAGTCACCCGCTACGGCATCTGCGTCAACTTCTACCGTTCCTTCCAGAAGCGAGCGCCAAAGGAAAAGGCGGAGAGCGGAGCGGCCCCCCGCGGGAAGGAAGGGCCCCATGCCCCCTGTGCCTCGGAAGAACTTGCCCCTGCGAGCTCCGAGGGCACCTCGACCTTGCAGCCTCCTGGTGCTGACTCCACCCCCGACGTGAGCCAGTCTCCTCGGGGCAAACGCCGGGCCAAAGCTGGCAGTCGCTCCCGCAACAGCACCCTGACGTCCCTGTGCGTGCTGAGCCACCACCCCTTCTTCTCTGCCTTCAGAGAGTGTCTGTACACTCTCAAACGTCTGGTAGACTGCTGCAGTGAACGGCTGCTGGGCAAGAAGCCGGGCATCCCTCGGGGGGTACAGAG GGACACCATGTGGCGAATCTTTACTGGATCGCTGCTAGTGGAGGAGAAGTCCAGTGCCCTTCTGCACGACCTCCGAGAGATTGAGGCCTGGATCTACCGGTTGCTACGCTCCCCAGTACCTGTCTCTGGGCAGAAGCGAGTGGACATCGAGGTCCTTCCCCCGGAACTGCAGCCGGCCCTGACGTTTGCTCTTCCCGACCCCTCTCGATTCACCCTAGTGGATTTCCCGCTTCATCTTCCCTTGGAACTTCTGGGTGTGGACGCTTGTCTTCAGGTGCTAACTTGCATCCTGTTGGAGCATAAG GTGGTGCTTCAGTCCCGAGACTACAATGCTCTCTCCATGTCTGTGATGGCGTTTGTGGCAATGATCTACCCCCTGGAGTACATGTTCCCAGTCATTCCACTGCTGCCCACCTGCATGGCGTCGGCAGAGCAG CTACTCTTGGCTCCAACCCCATACATCATTGGAGTTCCTGCCAGCTTCTTCCTCTACAAACTAGACTTCAAAATGCCCGATGACGTGTGGCTAGTGGATCTGGACAGTAATAGG GTGATTGCCCCCACCAATGCGGAAGTGCTACCCATCCTGCCAGAACCAGAATCAATAGAGCTgaaaaaacacttaaagcag GCCCTGGCTAGCATGAGTCTCAACACCCAGCCCATCCTTAATCTGGAGAAATTCCATGAGGGCCAGGAGATCCCGCTTCTCTTGGGAAGGCCTTCTAGTGACCTTCAGTCCACGCCTTCAACGGAATTCAATCCACTCATTTATGGCAATGATGTCGATTCAGTCGATGTTGCAACGAG AGTGGCCATGGTACGTTTCTTCAACTCTGCTAACGTGCTGCAGGGCTTTCAGATGCACACACGTACCCTTCGACTCTTTCCCCGGCCTGTGGTCGCTTTCCAAGCTGGCTCCTTTCTGGCCTCACGTCCCCGGCAGACTCCCTTTGCTGAGAAACTGGCCAGGACTCAAGCTGTGGAGTACTTTGGAGAATGGACCCTGAACCCCACTAACTATGCCTTTCAGCGGATTCACAACA ATATGTTTGATCCAGCTCTTATTGGAGACAAGCCAAAGTGGTATGCTCACCAGCTGCAGCCCATCCGTTATCGAGTCTATGATGGCAATTCTCAGCTGGCTGAGGCCCTGAGTGTGCCCCCCGAGCATGATTCTGAATCTGACCCCACTGATGACAG TGGCAGCGATAGCATGGAGTATGATGACTCAAGCTCTTcttactcctcccttggggactTTGTCAGTGAAATGATGAAATGTGACATCAACGGTGATACTCCCA ATGTGGACCCTCTGACACATGCAGCCCTTGGAGATGCCAGTGAGGTGGAGATTGATGAGCTGCAGAcccagaaggagggagaggagcctGGTCCAGACAGCGAGAACTCTCAGGAAAATCCTCCGCTGCGCTCCAGCTCCAGCACCACTGCCAGCAGCAGCCCAAGCACAGTCATCCACGGTGCCCACTCT GAACCTGCTGAGTCTACAGAAATGGATGATAAGGCAGCACCAGGCAGctccaagcccctccctcccGTGCCTCCCAGCATTTGCAGATCTACTGTGGACAGGAGACAGACTGAGACTGGAGAGGG GGCTCAAAAGCTGCTGCGGCCCAACAGCTTGAAACTGGCAAGTGACTCAGACGCAGAGTCAGACTCCCGAGCAAGCTCTCCCAACTCCACTGTCTCCAACACCAGCACCGAGGGCTTTGGGGGCATCATGTCTTTTGCTA GCAGCCTGTATCGGAACCACAGTACGAGCTTCAGTCTTTCAAACCTCGCACTGCCCACCAAAGGAGCCCGAGAGAAGAGTACACCGTTCCCCAGTCTGAAAG GAAACAGGAGGGCCTTGGTGGACCAGAAGTCATCTGTCATTAAACACAGCCCAACCGTCAAAAGAGAACCTCCGTCCCCTCAGGGCCGGTCCAGCAATTCTAG CGAGAACCAGCAGTTCCTGAAGGAAGTGGTACACAGTGTGCTGGATGGCCAGGGAGTAGGCTGGCTCAATATGAAGAAAGTACGCCGGCTGCTGGAGAGTGAGCAGCTTCGGGTCTTCGTACTGAGCAAGCTGAACCGCGCAGTGCAGTCCGAGGACGACGCCCGGCAGGATGTCATCCAAGACGTG GAGATCAGTCGGAAGGTGTACAAGGGGATGCTAGACCTCCTGAAGTGCACAGTCCTCAGCCTCGAGCAGTCCTATGCCCACGCAGGTCTGGGCGGCATGGCCAGCATCTTTGCACTTTTGGAGATTGCCCAGACCCACTACTATAGTAAAG AACCAGACAAGCGGAAGAGAAGTCCAACAGAGAATGTAAATACCCCAGTTGGCAAAGATCCTGGTCTGGCTGGGCGGGGGGACCCAAAGGCTATGGCCCAGCTAAGGGTCCCTCAGCTGGGTCCTCGGGCACCAAGTGCTACAGGAAAGGGTCCTAAAGAACTGGATACCAGAAGCTTAAAGGAAGAGAATTTTGTAGCATCGGTTG AATTGTGGAACAAGCACCAGGAAGTGAAAAAGCAAAAGGCTTTGGAAAAACAGA GGCAAGAGGTGATCAAGCCTGCCTTTGACCTTGGTGAGACAGAAGAGAAAAGGTCCCAGGTCAGCGCAGACAGCGGTGTGAGCCtgacctctgcttcccag AGGACTGATCCAGACTCTGTCATCAGTGTGAGTCCAGCTGTTATGATCCGCAGCTCCAGTCAGGATTCTGAA gtgagTAATAGTTCTGGAGAGACGCTCGGAGCAGACAGCGACCTGAGCAGCACGGCAGGTGACGGGCCAGGAGGAGAAGGCAGTGCCCACTTGGCGAGTTCTCGAGCCACTCTGTCTGATAGCGAAATCGAAACCAATTCCGCCACAAGCACCATCTTT GGTAAAGCTCATAGCTTGAAGCCAAAGGAGAAGCTGGCAGGCAGTCCAGTCCGCTCTTCCGAAGACGTAAGCCAGCGAGTCTATCTCTACGAGGGACTGCTAG GAAGGGACAAAGGATCGATGTGGGACCAGTTAGAGGATGCTGCTATGGAGACCTTTTCTATAA GCAAAGAGCGTTCTACTTTATGGGACCAAATGCAGTTCTGGGAAGATGCATTCTTAGATGCTGTGATGTTGGAAAGAGAAGGGATGGGTATGGACCAGGGTCCTCAGGAAATGATTGACAG GTACCTGTCCCTAGGAGAGCATGACCGGAAGCGCCTGGAGGATGATGAAGACCGCTTGCTGGCCACACTGTTACACAACCTCATCTCCTATATGCTCCTGATGAAG GTGAACAAGAACGACATCAGGAAGAAAGTACGGCGCCTAATGGGAAAGTCCCACATTGGGCTGGTATACAGCCAACAAATCAATGAGGTGCTTGATCAGCTGACGAACCTG AACGGGCGTGACCTCTCTATCCGCTCCAGCGGCAGCCGGCACATGAAGAAGCAGACATTTGTTGTGCATGCGGGGACGGACACAAATGGAGATATCTTTTTCATGGAA GTGTGTGATGACTGTGTGGTGTTACGCAGTAACATTGGGACTGTGTATGAGCGCTGGTGGTATGAGAAGCTCATCAACATGACCTACTGTCCCAAGACCAAGGTCTTGTGTTTGTGGCGTAGGAACGGCTCTGAGACCCAGCTCAACAAGTTCTATACCAAGAAG TGTCGAGAGCTGTACTACTGCGTGAAGGACAGCATGGAGCGGGCCGCTGCCAGACAACAGAGCATCAAGCCCG GACCTGAACTAGGTGGTGAGTTCCCTGTGCAGGACATGAAGACTGGAGAGGGTGGCTTGCTCCAAGTCACCCTGGAAGGGATCAATCTCAAGTTCATGCACAACCAG GTTTTCATAGAGCTGAATCACATTAAAAAGTGCAATACAGTTCGAGGCGTCTTTGTCCTGGAAGAATTTG TTCCTGAAATTAAAGAAGTGGTGAGCCACAAGTACAAGACACCAATG GCCCACGAGATCTGCTACTCTGTGTTGTGTCTCTTCTCATATGTGGCTGCAGTCCGTAGCAGCGAAGAAGAACTCCGAACCCCACCTCGGCCTGTCTCTAGCTGA